The uncultured Trichococcus sp. DNA window TCTCAAGGTATCAGAAAAATGGCTCTAGCGATGGTGAAGGAACATGTCAGATAATCGTATCTATAAGTTGGTGTTCGATCAGAGTACATCCGGCACAAAATTGTTATTGGTTGGAATTGAAGGCAACGAAGCTGAAATTTTACGGCGGATGGATAGGAAGCACAAGCAGATTTACCCTCAGGATGGTTGGGTGGAGCACGATCCGGTGGAAATCGTCAAAAACATGAAGCAGTTGATTGCCGAAATGCTGGCTGAAACAGCTATCGATAAGTGCGATATCCAATCGATTTCGCTGACCAACCAACGGGAAACGATAGTGGCTTGGAACAAGCAGACTGGCCAACCAGTTTCGAATGCTTTGGTGTGGCAATGCAACCGCAGCAATGACATCTGCAAACAGCTGATTGAAGCAGGGAAAGAACCGGAGATCCAACAAAAAACAGGTCTGAAAATCGATTCCTATTTTTCTGGTCCAAAGATTAGGTGGTTGTTTGAAAATTCGGATGAAATGCGTAACCTCGCTGTTTCCGGAGAGCTTGCAATCGGGACGATGGATTCATGGCTGATCTGGAATTTGACTGAGGGGGAAGTGTTTGCGACGGAACCCAGCAATGCCAGTCGTACGTTGCTGTACAATATCTATGAAAATTCATGGGACACTGCTTTATGCGACATTTTCCTCGTCCCTCCGGATTCCTTAGCTGGAATCCGGGATTCAAATGATTCGTTCGGCCATTATGAAGGCATTCCCATTCAGGGAGTCATGGCGGATTCACAAGCAGCCCTGTATGGGCAAAATTGTTTTGGTTTCGGGGACATAAAAGTGACGATGGGAACCGGCTGTTCCGTGATGATGCAGATAGGAGAGCGCTCCGATCTGATAAGCGACAATATATTGAAGACCATTGCGTTTACCGACAATGGAGCGACGGATTTCGCTTTGGAAGGAATCATCCGTTCCTGCGGAGATACCCTCACTTGGTTATCGAGTGAGCTGGCGCTATTTGGCACGATCGAAGAAGGGATCGAATCGGCGTTCTCGGTGGATGATAATGAAGGGGTCTACTTAGTTCCCGCCCAACTTGGCTTGGCGGCGCCCTTTTGGGATTCCGACATCAGGGCCGCTTTTCTCGGTATGAACAGACGAACAGGGAAACCGCACTTGATAAGAGCTGGATTTGAAAGTATTTTGTTTCAGATAAGGGCGGTGATCGACGAAATCAAACAGGTCACTCGGATGGAAATCCCGCGTGTCAAAGTAGATGGGGGGGTCACCAAAAATAATAGATTGATGCAAATGTTGGCGGATGTTTTGGGCATCACCATCGAGGTCAGTTGTGTCGAGGAACTGTCGGCGCTCGGTGTGTTGATGCTTACATCCGGCTTTGAAATGCAAAAAGAAGGAAGGATTTTTAATCCCCAAAGCAATAAGTTGGAACCGCATTATCAGCAATGGCTAGAATACATTAATAAAGTGAGGGATAAATAATGAGTAAATTTGAGACATACAGTGATAAGGCACTTCAAGTGGCAGCAAAGATCCAAAGCAACAACTATTTAAGAGCGATTTCGAACGGTTTGATGGCAACATTACCGATAAATATCGTGGGCTCCATTGCCCTGTTATTGGCAGTTCTTCCTGTTGGGGTTTGGCAAAATTTCATCGGCGGAATCGGACTGGTTCCGACCCTTTTTACTGCCTATTCTTTAACAGTGGGTGTGATTTCTCTTTATGCATCATTTTTGATCGGGTATCAGTTGGCCGATAATTTGGGCCAGAAGCCGATTCCGGCGGGTATCGTTTCCCTGTTCTCATTC harbors:
- a CDS encoding FGGY family carbohydrate kinase produces the protein MSDNRIYKLVFDQSTSGTKLLLVGIEGNEAEILRRMDRKHKQIYPQDGWVEHDPVEIVKNMKQLIAEMLAETAIDKCDIQSISLTNQRETIVAWNKQTGQPVSNALVWQCNRSNDICKQLIEAGKEPEIQQKTGLKIDSYFSGPKIRWLFENSDEMRNLAVSGELAIGTMDSWLIWNLTEGEVFATEPSNASRTLLYNIYENSWDTALCDIFLVPPDSLAGIRDSNDSFGHYEGIPIQGVMADSQAALYGQNCFGFGDIKVTMGTGCSVMMQIGERSDLISDNILKTIAFTDNGATDFALEGIIRSCGDTLTWLSSELALFGTIEEGIESAFSVDDNEGVYLVPAQLGLAAPFWDSDIRAAFLGMNRRTGKPHLIRAGFESILFQIRAVIDEIKQVTRMEIPRVKVDGGVTKNNRLMQMLADVLGITIEVSCVEELSALGVLMLTSGFEMQKEGRIFNPQSNKLEPHYQQWLEYINKVRDK